In Marasmius oreades isolate 03SP1 chromosome 1, whole genome shotgun sequence, one DNA window encodes the following:
- a CDS encoding uncharacterized protein (BUSCO:EOG09265M8S), translated as MASPRVIIQIVLTGSKILGKAFLEAGRQAVKNAKHKPAGAMAGSDIAGVAHANSGSMTDQLTRQYRMALDEAHLILNTKRGEEMEKILSNYEHLFKANSSPAPPAPSAGKVKAPPAHSHYLQSKVVRARERIEAELQIVNENPTPVGTRQAPPPDHNPPSPTGSNTGSSS; from the exons ATG GCCTCACCTCGCGTCATAATACAAATAGTATTGACCGGCTCAAAAATCTTGGGCAAAGCGTTCCTTGAAGCTGGAAGACAAGCTGTAAAAA ATGCTAAACACAAGCCGGCAGGTGCCATGGCTGGCTCTGATATAGCTGGTGTTGCTCATGCCAACTCTGGATCAATGACTGACCAGCTAACACGGCAATATCGGATGGCTTTGGACGAGGCTCACCTGATTCTTAACACCAAACGTGGAGAGGAAATGGAGAAAATTCTCAGT AACTATGAACATCTGTTCAAAGCCAACAGTTCACCAGCTCCTCCAGCTCCCTCCGCTGGAAAGGTAAAAGCTCCTCCAGCACATTCACACTATCTACAATCCAAAGTTGTCCGTGCGCGAGAACGAATAGAGGCAGAGCTTCAAATCGTTAACGAGAACCCGACACCAGTTGGAACCCGACAggcaccaccaccagatCACAACCCTCCGTCTCCCACAGGTAGTAACACTGGAAGTTCAAGTTGA
- a CDS encoding uncharacterized protein (BUSCO:EOG09264CST), protein MKITVKTTQQKVFQVDAEPLDTVVHLKGKIESAQGYPVASQKIIYSGKILADDKTVESCGIKEKDFLVLMVSKPKPTPTSAISTTSAPSAPPSVSPAPAAPTSESSSTGSSPTAPAPPTTSEPVQQRAFGDTASFLSGPALQETINNMVEMGFPKDQVLKAMRASFNNPDRAVEYLMNGIPGLLEAEASGNPPGAQDSAASIAPAATTSTPAVPPPNQPQNLFQLAQNQQQSGGGNTGGFSSAPGQHIDIEALRNNPQIQQLREVIAQNPDSAGAVIQQLATHYPQLIQTLAQNPDALMRLLDLDPQSVAPPGAQVINVTEEERAAIERLEAFGFPRHKVVEAYLACDKDETMAANYLFEHGYEDDDDN, encoded by the exons ATGAAGATAACCGTTAAAACGACGCAGCAAAAGGTCTTCCAG GTCGATGCTGAACCCTTAGATACCGTCGTACACCTTAAGGGCAAGATCGAGAGTGCCCAAGGATATCCTGTTGCCTCACAGAAAATCATCTACTCCG GTAAAATATTAGCCGATGACAAGACAGTCGAGTCTTGCGGGATAAAGGAAAAAGATTTTTTGGTGCTGATGGTTTCGAAG CCAAAGCCAACACCCACCTCAGCAATATCGACTACATCAGCTCCCTCTGCTCCTCCATCAGTatcaccagcaccagcagcaCCTACGTCAGAGTCATCCTCCACGGGCTCGTCACCCACTGCACCTGCACCCCCTACCACTTCTGAACCTGTTCAGCAGCGTGCTTTTGGCGACACCGCCTCGTTTTTGTCAGGTCCTGCTCTCCAGGAGACCATTAATAATATGGTGGAGATGGGATTCCCGAAAGATCAAGTTTTGAAAGCAATGCGAGCCAGTTTCAATAACCCAGATCGGGCCGTGGAATACCTGATGAAT GGGATTCCGGGTCTCTTGGAAGCTGAAGCCTCCGGAAACCCTCCAGGTGCGCAGGATAGTGCAGCATCCATCGCACCAGCTGCAACCACTTCTACGCCGGCTGTTCCCCCTCCCAATCAACCTCAGAATTTATTCCAA CTGGCACAAAATCAGCAACAAAGTGGTGGTGGAAACACTGGAGGATTTAGCTCAGCGCCAGGACAGCATATAGATATTGAGGCGTTACGAAACAACCCCCAGATCCAGCAATTACGTGAAGTTATTGCTCAAAATCCTGATTCTGCTGGAGCGGTCATTCAGCAACTTGCAACCCACTACCCACAGCTAATACAAACCCTTGCACAAAATCCAGATGCCCTTATGCGGCTTCTGGATCTGGACCCGCAGAGTGTGGCCCCGCCTGGTGCTCAGGTCATCAATGTCACAGAAGAGGAGAGAGCAGCGATTGAACGT CTGGAGGCGTTTGGCTTCCCCCGACACAAGGTGGTGGAAGCGTACCTGGCCTGTGACAAAGACGAGACGATGGCCGCAAACTACTTGTTTGAACACGGTTATGAGGACGACGATGATAATTGA
- the ARF6 gene encoding ADP-ribosylation factor, Arf Arf6 produces MGANLSKALGKIFGNKEMRLLMLGLDAAGKTTILYKLKLNQSVTTIPTVGFNVETVTYKNVKFNVWDVGGQDKIRPLWRHYYTGTQGLVFVVDSQDRERIDEAKQELHRILGDREMKDCLLLVFANKQDLPGAMSPAEVTEKLGLHRMRDRSWYVHPSCATTGEGLFEGLQWLSQNVKKRQQ; encoded by the exons ATGGGTGCTAATCTCTCGAAGGCATTAG GGAAAATATTTGGGAATAAGGAAATGAGATTGCTGATGTTAGGATTGGATGCCGCTGGGAAGACTA CCATTCTCTACAAACTCAAGCTGAACCAATCCGTGACGACAATTCCAACAG TTGGTTTCAACGTTGAAACGGTAACGTACAAGAACGTCAAATTCAATGTCTGGGATGTCGGAGGGCAAGACAAGATTCGGCCGCTATGGAGACATTATTACACGGGAACCCAGGGCCTTGTGTTCGTGGTTGACAGTCAGGACCGAGAGCGGATTGACGAGGCGAAGCAAGAGCTTCACCGGATATTGGGTGACCGAGAGATGAAGGATTGCTTGCTATTGGTTTTTGCTAACAAGCAGGATTTACCGGGAG CAATGTCACCAGCTGAAGTCACAGAGAAGTTGGGCCTTCACAGAATGCGGGATCGGTCGTGGTACGTTCACCCTAG TTGTGCAACCACTGGGGAAGGCTTGTTCGAAGGGCTGCAGTGGCTGTCTCAAAACGTCAAGAAGCGCCAACAGTAA
- the RPS2 gene encoding 40S ribosomal protein (BUSCO:EOG09264903), whose product MAEATRGRGGFGRGRGERGRGRRGPRRGARKDDEKEWVPVTKLGRLVKDGKIKSMEEIYLFSLPVKEFQIVDFFLPKLKDEVMKIMPVQKQTRAGQRTRFKAFVAIGDFDGHVGLGVKCAKEVATAIRGAIILAKLSIIPVRRGYWGAKLGEPHTVPSKVSGKVGSVMCRLIPAPRGTGIVAAPASKRLLQLAGITDVYTQSTGSTATMGNFLKATFAAITRAYGFLTPDLWREIPLSKLPYDEYSAHLQLAAGGKKY is encoded by the exons ATGGCTGAAGCAACTCGTGGACGAGGTGGATTTGGACGCGGTCGTGGAGAGAGAGGTAGGGGACGCAGGGGTCCTCGTCGTGGCGCTCGCAAAGACGATGAGAAGGAGTG GGTCCCGGTTACCAAGCTCGGACGTCTCGTGAAAGACGGCAAAATTAAATCCATGGAAGAGATTTACCTCTTCTCTCTCCCCGTGAAGGAATTCCAGATCGTCGACTTTTTCCTACCGAAACTCAAGGATGAGGTCATGAAAATAATGCCTGTGCAGAAGCAGACTCGCGCCGGTCAGCGTACTCGCTTCAAAGCCTTCGTTGCCATCGGTGACTTTGACGGTCACGTCGGGCTTGGTGTCAAATGTGCAAAGGAAGTCGCGACCGCTATCCGGGGAGCGATTATTCTCGCCAAACTTTCCATTATACCTGTCCGAAGAGGATACTGGGGTGCCAAACTCGGTGAACCACACACCGTTCCGTCCAAAGTCAGCGGCAAAGTCGGATCTGTTATGTGTCGTCTAATTCCGGCTCCGCGAGGGACTGGTATTGTCGCTGCCCCGGCGTCGAAGAGATTGCTACAGCTGGCTGGTATTACAGACGTATATACTCAATCAACAGGATCGACGGCAACGATGGGTAACTTCTTGAAGGCGACGTTCGCTGCG ATCACAAGAGCATATGGATTCCTTACACCTGACTTGTGGCGCGAGATTCCTTTGTCGAAGCTGCCATACGACGAGTATAGCGCACATCTACAGTTGGCGGCGGGTGGAAAGAAGTATTAG